ACTCTTTCTATTCTTActtcttgttttctttgtaaaaaaaaatagcctctaatgctagtattttttttaattctatcttattgctttctttttatttattataaaaaaataagtctcttacactataatttgctattatttttttctattcttttgacttgttttatttttattaaaaagatcCTCTAACACAAGTGTTCCCTATTATTTTTCTGTTCTATctacttttttttaataccttACTACTTGTACAGTGTTAGACTGACTGAGACTTGTCACAGCAGTTACATATAATTACCCTTTTGTTGGATTTGCTTGCTTTAATGTCCTCATTTCTAAATCACTTTGGattaaaacatctgctaaatgacttacTGTAAATTTAAACTGAATTACATCGTATTTAAGTTATACATTTTATCTCTTTAAATGACCTTGATGACCTATTGCTAATGCCGTACatttttcacattacatttttttaaattaggcctatatataaaacattgaatttatatattaaatataaaaaaaataacactataaaaaACTGCTTTACTACTACTTTGATGCACATTCATTGCAGCttgctcatttattttattattttaatgattgcataattatatatgcatgtaggCTACAGAATATACAGGTTCAAACTACAAGCATTAaagattaaataattaagatttttatttttgaataacagTGTTAGAAACAGTCTTTATTCTTATTCTCACAGAACAACAGATCACACGCTGAGCTCGCTGTTTTTGAGCAGAGGGACAGGCCCCACCCATTGCTGATGTGGGCGTCTCACATCAAAGGCTGTTTCGTGAAGTGGGCGCGAGCTTGTGTGACGCTGACAAATCAGAAGCCTCTTCACCTCAGCAAGCGCAGAGCGGCTCGCCCCAGTCTGAGACAGTCTGTCACTAATAGAAAGAGAAAGACCAAAATGTCTTTCTGCTGGTTTTTCCATAAGGTCATTACAGATCTACAGCGAATGGGTGTAAAACCTGCTTTCTTCTGTCAAGCAGTTGTCAGAAGTTGTTGCAACTTAGCATGTTATTGTATAATGGACATATGACAATGATTTGAAACATGGCCCATTTAATTAAAAGTCATTTTGTTCATGCGTGCAATGCCCTGTTGCTTTAAACAGGATGTGCTGCTGTAGGATGCCTTCGTTTGGCCAAGCAGAATTGTATGTGCTACATTAGTTGTCTTTTTATTCTAAGTTTTAACAGTCATAcattaatgttaaatatattaaaatatcatgcatattttgatttatataaaTAGGTACATTCATTGTTGACAGCGATATGTTGAGTGTTTCAAATGGGTTATTATTTATCAACCTTGGGGTATCAATAAAGTAAATCTCTGGGCTGATGAATGTAAgttttaattagtattttataGCATTGATGTCTGGCTTGAGGTAAATTTTGATTATTTGACTGTAGACTGTAAATCtaaatctttacattttaaaacataacgtCACTTTCCAAGCATTTCACTTAAGATCGCACCAACATAAACACTCGGGCACCagctcaatctcacacacacacaggggcgctgcacaagatcccgggccctatgcataggcagtcctaatgggcctaattattattagtattcatttttatattttgtttacaattaaaatatattttttttattattaatttatatatttttttatttgatttagttattttttgtacTTTAAGTTAAACTTTAATAAATTTTGCTTTCggcttaaattaaataaaattgtcatttatattatttcagttaaatttaaataacactatttattatttcagttaaatttaaataaaactatttattttatggtttaaccataataataattttaataaaattataataaaaaataaattataggtttttttttttttttttttttttaatggaaatagaTTTTTGAGTAAGattacatagattttttttttttttaattatagaatCTTGTAAGTTTTTAGTAGCTCATGTTCAGTTTTACTGTAAACTGTGATAGTTGCAGGCCTAAATGTGACTTCTCtccaaagaaataaattaactaaatcaACCTGCAGACTTAaagttcactctcaaattaaatgTTGTTATGTTtaagcttacctcaaggacatccgagatgtaggtgtctttgtttccccAGTCAGGGgcactgcacaagatcccgggccctatgcataggcagtcctaatgggcccccctccccttgaaaatatatattccagacttttcaagggccctctcttcctttggggccctggtaatcagtactggttttaccctcAGTCCAGCGCCCCTGTCCGCAGTAGttcccatttttatatttttaggtcaaaccgttcttgtctgtgactcatataatggaggtctatggtccccacctcaaagagcatgcacagaggagtccaaattaaacaattccccatcgtaagtacacaatGATGACCTAACACATGAAACgagtggtttgtgtaagaaaacgaacagtatataattttttacctcttgtacacaaccacattCAACTGATCTTTAACTCTAAAATATTAAACAAGGTTATGAAACCAAATTCTCAGAGTAAAAATTTACCCGAGTTTCTTGAGCACAAAGGAAAGTTTATTAATAATGGAACAGAGATTGCAAACGAGTTGAATTCCTTCTTTGTCAATGTCGCACCTAATATTGTGAAAAGACCTTGTAAAATCCAAGCATGTAGCTTGGTGTAATGGTGCGACAGGAGGTGGTAGAATTGTGAGAAAGTGTAAAACTAAAACTTCCTGTGATGATGATGGAATAGACatgagtataataataataaaaactatagatTGCATACGTCAACCATTTTCAATCTTTCTTTTAGTTCAGGTGTTTTTCCTCAATAGATGAAGACTGTGAAGATAAcacctttttttaaaaagtgtgatAAACATCAGTTTAATAATTATCGACCTGTTTCAATACTTTCACAGTTttctaaaataatagaaaaaatggTTTACTCataaatttgatatatttttggaaaaaaacaaTTTACTTTTTGATTATCAATATGGATTCCGATCCAATAGATCAACCGCCGTTGCATTaatttgtttaactgaagaaattcTTGCTGCAATGGACAAAAAACTGTATCTGGTAAGTATTCAATATTTCTGGACTTACAGAAAGCGTTCGATTCTGTTAACCATAACCTACTGTTGACAAAACTACAACACTATGGATTAAGGGGTCAGACATATAAATGGCTTGAAAGTTATTTAAGTAAGAAGCCAATATGTTCAATTTAAAAACCAGACCTCGGAATGCAAAACTGTTGAATGTGGAATTCCCCAGGGTTCTGTAAGTGTCCCTAAacttttcatattatttattaattatatatttgagGCTTccaaaaacatgaatacatttttcattgtttGCTGATGACACAACTGTGTTCAAGACCGGGACAGattgaaatgaattaattaacattattgaAAGGGAAATGACAGAATTAAAGAAATGGTTTgattataataaattgtttttaaattgggATAAGACAAATTATATGGTTTTTGGAAATAAGGGAAAACATGAATGTACTAGTTTAGTTATTCAGGATGTAAATATTGAATGTgtttcagaaattaaatttttgggaATTATCCTAGACAGCAAACTTAGTTTGAAGCCTCATATCGATCATATCAAATGTAAGATCAGTAAAAACATCGGTATTCTTTATAACGTTAAACACGTATTGGATGAAGCTTCATTACAGCTTCTATACTCAACCTTAATTGTTCCATATTTAACATACTGTACTGAAGTGTGGGATAATGCATGCACCAGTTATACAGAAAGGCTGTTCTAACTTCAGAAGAAAGCAATGAGAATTGTGACTCAAAGAGGTTTACGAGACCACACgaataaacagtttttaaaattacagaccttgaaattgtaatttgatttggtcaaatttaaaataatacaaattatgtgGAGAGTGAAAAATAATTTGGTGCCAATacatattctaaacaaatttaaGTTAATCATAGACAGTAACAACAGAAGAAAAGGCAATTTTTTGTGTAACATATTCACGCAcctcacaaaaacaaaaagggtTTCTTGTAATTGGGATCAGTTTATGGAATTCTTTGGACATTGTTCAAAAATCACGTAACATGCAttgttcaactgaaaaaaaaagaattaaaaaaattaacttggAAAATATGAAGGCAGTGAAGTATAAGAACCAGTGTTTGACAAATTTTAAATTGTCAGTTATTTAGATGTGAAGTAATATTgacatagaaaaataataataataataataataataataataataataataaaaacggcGAGCCATCTGGTCAGTGCCAGATCAGATTATTGAAAAAAGGGGCAGGAAATTATAAGACTATGTCTTCTTCATGCTGTTATTCAGCATTAAATGTTTGCTGTGGATGTGattctttttttgttgtgtttgtaataacttcatggatgaataaaaaagaacttgaacttgaaattgAAATGCCTACACTGCCGGGCATCTGAAGACCACAAGGAGTCTAAGGCAGGACATGCTCCTTCTGGATCTGGGAAAGATTCCGATTCCGAAGCTGCTGATTAAGTGAATGGGTCCAAACTAGTCTCTATGGCATTTACATTGACTTTCCAGCAACTGTCATGTCATGGACAATAAGCCAACTTCTGTTTACATACACTTTTATTTGAAGATAATATTGATGTGAACTTCTGAAATACTGTTTTTGATGTATGTAAGTGCGTTTGTTTGTTGGGCATCTTGTTCGTGACTTTATTTAAGCCTGCATTCATGATTTATTTGTTGAGGCTTTGTCATTTTATGCTCACATGTAGTAATAGCACCATATTATACACAATACTTAGTCAAATGTTTGCTGATTATTCACTATACTGCTACCATCATTGTAAACATCATGTGTGCTTACATTTTACTATTACAGTTCCTTTAAAACTACAACACACAATTAATAATTCATCAAGCATTAATTTATCTGCACACTCTAATCTTTTTCAGGAGCTCCTTGACCATGAGAATCTTTTTCTTCATCTCGGCTCTTTTCCTTGGTAGATTCTTTCACCACCTGAGCAATGAGCAAAAGAATCAATCAGATATATGCTACATATGTTACACATGTACAATTGAGAAAAACAAAGGCAAACAAGCTATAACTTTAAacaatgagaataatgagtgatgGAGCGCTTTTGCACTGGTCAGTTGATTGTTAAAGGAGCTCAGATGTGTGTTTTAGTGAGACTGGAATCAAAATGTCTCACCTCTCCATCAAAAATCTCAACAGTCTTGATTAGGACTTTCTTTCCAGGTCCAGTATCAGAAAAATGACCATAATCTGTTTAAAGACATCACACATCAGatactttaaaaatgttacaCATGGACACATGTAAAAGgatatgaaataaaatgagtgGAGACATGGAAACGATTGTTTACCCCTTGTCTCTgtccattattattatcatgagtAACTACAGTAGCAAACAAAATTTAACTCATTTTCTTGGAACAGATTCCATATCAGCTGATAGAAGGACATGTGACCTTTTAcacaaaggaatagttcacccaacatACAGCTCCAGTGTTATTAATCATGTCTTCCAAAGTAAAACAACTTGGTTTTAGGTGAGAACTacttttgattacattttcatcaaAAGTTTTGAATTAGCTCTTGTTTGTTCGATATCACATACATTgaaatatcatataaatataattcctgtagcgaatcaatgcttttttgtaagaaaaataaccatatttaaaacgtaataatcaatttaatgtagcttgcgctcactgttgtacacAGAAGCAGCTCCGGGTTGATGACGTATGGAGGTCGGCGTAGTGCATGCGCCACTCAGAAATAATGAATGCAGAAGCGTAGGGGAGAGATCAAATcaaaacaacggtcactaattagaagttcaaaatgaggatttgtaaagaatgtcggaggatttcgatataagccaagaggagactttTCCTTTGCTAAAAGTAAGAAACTTTGGTTCCTTTGATCCTGTAAACAAACGTCAGTTTTCACAAGACTCACAGGCACATTTGCAACACTGACTTCAAACGTCATCAGCCCAGAGCGGCGTCCTTCTTTTGGCTCGAGCaacattaaagtgattataacattttaaagatgGTTATTtaacaggaggcctttgttcaccccctggagacatctgagacactttttttttatggatgggcactttttatttaaattcttatgGACTGATGCTCTGATGATTTTGGACTcaaccagtgttgggcaagttactctgaaaatataataaaatttctGATTGCTGattactccttttaaaagtaatcacattactgttctgattactttatttcaaaagtaattagttacattactagttacattacttttttctcTATGAAATTTATGAAATCCCATCATACACGCTCCCAATAAataaatctctaaaagacatttCAGTTCATCACAATCTCACAAATTTTTATATGAACACAATTaatatatgcataattaatatttcataatgtctacaattCTTGTGTTATTATGAGAGGAAACAAGAGCATGcaaatctcagcactgcattGTTCAACGCTGCAAACACGTGTTATAGCCTGAATAGAAACTCTGCATACACTTGTGCCTGCTAATCGTTTATATTAGTTCATGTTGCTTTTGTGCAACagatgaataacaatttatttctttgacatattttatgtttagatatttctattttactGGAGTCCCGTGAATCATTTTATTCTCCCGAATCCCGCACACACACGACTCTCTGCACTCATCTATCAAGTCTTGTCCCATGCGCTGCACTCTGTTGTGTCGGGTGTCACGGGATAATGTCTTTAATCCACTGGCACTTGACCTGACAGTGTGTGTGCTACATCCTTACTACAATCTCTAAATTATAAAACACTGCTTTCTGTCAGCAATGTGACGCGGCAGTAATGTATAGAGACCaaagattatttttaatacaactctgactggattcatctgaaagaataaagtcatatacatctaggagGACTTGAGGATGACTAATTTCtggactaattttcatttttgggtgacctagacctttaataaacattaattcaaAAGGGTTTGCTTGGCTCGTATATGTGTGTGATTTTACAACCCTCTTTttaattttgagtgaactattccttgaacACCTTCAACCATTCCATCCTtgctttaatgtttcaaatataattatgtttattatgttatatgttatggtaGACTCACCACTACTGTATCCACTCATTGAAGGCATTTTCATGATAGGAACCACGATTCTGAAAGGTGCAGTTTGAAGGTCATCAGTTGGACAAAACAAATACTTTACACACAGAAATGTGTTAAAGTGGCTCAATGGCATAACTCTCACCGGTTTTCCTCTCCCTCCAGGAGTTTCCTGTAGGTGGCAATCTCAATATCTAGGGCCATCTTAACGTTGAGCAGATCCTGGTATTCCCGCAGGTGGCGTGACATCTCCTCCTTCAGGTGCTGTATCTCGTCTTCCAGACGGGACACAGTATCTTGATAGTTTCTGGCCTCTGCAGCAAACTGCTCTTCCATTTCTCGCATCTGCCTCAGCAAAGCCTCATTCTATCATCACAAACATACAATATTATAAATAAGGGAATATCctaaatgtatattgttttacATGACAACAGCAATACAATAAATCTGATCAAGAACTTGCATCAACTAGacagtttatatctcaattaaaGCGTAAGTAGTGAAACACCTGAatcaatttctatttttttatccaaagctTTAGGCAActtgaaaagaaagatgcataaattattttattatatgtaagtACAGTGCTCTTGAGAGAATCAATATCGCAGTTCTGGGCTTGAATTTGTCTCCTCAGGTCATTGGTCTCTTGCTTAGCCTGTCTCATGGCCTCAGCATTGCGCTTAGCTGAATCAGTCAGGTCAGCAAACTATCAGAGAAAACACAAAGATGATCAGTGCGTTTTAGAGTATTTTACCAGTGTATTATCAGTGACACCATGGCTCCTCGGGATGTCAACTCACCTTGGACTTGTACCACTCCTCAGATTCCTGCATGTTTTTGGTGGCGATACTCTCATACTGAGCTCTAATGTCTCGAAGAGCTGCTGTCAGATCAGGGCGGCTGGACGTCTCTATCTCCTCCATCTTCATCTGCTGACTCTGAACACTCACCTGTACATCCTGAATTTCCTGCACATTTAAAATACACAGATAATTTTTTATGCTTGCATGTATATGCCATGATATTTTATAAGAATAAGGGTttctcacaataaaaataataagtttCAATGTATTCCTCTCAGGTCTTAAATGTCCACTCGCTGGACACTACTGACCCTGTAAATACACTTTAAACCTACAATAAGAGCCTATACTTTCAGTGAAAACTTTTTTACTTACATATTGTTAGTTTATGCTGATAATTACACAGAAAGGTATATTTGTCTTATAATTGTACTTAATCTTTTGATCTTTTgacgtatttgaaatacatttatttcatattaagtattctacaaatacataataaaaatacagagaaattgtacttttaatatacaaaatacttaaagtctgctaaattgcaACATcaaattttgtacttaatgcaatttaattttgcAGACGTGGTGCCGAAGTCCAACTATAGACGTActaaagtatatttgattgtgtatgcttaagatacaatttaaatatcttgcatttaaagacagaAATTATTCAAAAGATCTTATCAATAgtgactaaaacacattttaggcttaatattaagaaatg
The genomic region above belongs to Carassius gibelio isolate Cgi1373 ecotype wild population from Czech Republic chromosome A11, carGib1.2-hapl.c, whole genome shotgun sequence and contains:
- the LOC128022646 gene encoding plasticin-like; this translates as MSHSTFRTSHHRTFGMPVYSPVSSHIGGRYISSSIPTRSVDFRSRSSAPAPRLSYDKLDFSSAGAINQEFLATRSNEKRELQHLNDRFASFIEKVRYLEQQNSKLTLELDQYKDQHQGPSGRIHELCQQEMRELRRHLELMGKDRDQMQVERDNLAEDVALLKQRLNEEMQKRQEAENNLTLFRKDVDNATLARLDLERKIESLMDEIEFLKKMHDEEIQDVQVSVQSQQMKMEEIETSSRPDLTAALRDIRAQYESIATKNMQESEEWYKSKFADLTDSAKRNAEAMRQAKQETNDLRRQIQAQNCDIDSLKSTNEALLRQMREMEEQFAAEARNYQDTVSRLEDEIQHLKEEMSRHLREYQDLLNVKMALDIEIATYRKLLEGEENRIVVPIMKMPSMSGYSSDYGHFSDTGPGKKVLIKTVEIFDGEVVKESTKEKSRDEEKDSHGQGAPEKD